The Glycine soja cultivar W05 chromosome 8, ASM419377v2, whole genome shotgun sequence genome has a window encoding:
- the LOC114421600 gene encoding probable zinc transporter protein DDB_G0291141 — MADNDHSHSHPHHHHHHHHHRPHRLSVPPRSTTFGGTPGTQPAFWYSSSTTPTPTPTPSKTRRSFSFPKSKSKSRSSVFLLLFFSLRSLYSLLPFLRSSPSFSLFPFSFLVSLLSFSLTLSFSLFSSSSTSSKDPFLHHKPKHPLLSPSLTPFQQRILVTKSILLALVFLLRFQALRYCGTASMILAELMGSIAARPRNPYRHNLRGFLSLSLGLLLLSFGWDRIECFPFSPACLTRRIWPLILPFASGFLAHYRLVDSGTTLKQLGRKRVRLITLLFTTVILFVPAVVSFFVFETEEDSVAFGNLAWPLVNTVVFGVLLSESYSGDDNDDDDSFASSREFLVTFVCTLVLELFYFPELSLWGLLLCGLLLYVGVRDLDPFHSSNEGEFSGDMIMKPIRHVLSERKSRKIALFLLINAGYMVVEFAAGFMSNSLGLISDACHMLFDCAALAIGLYASYISRLPANNHYNYGRGRFEVLSGYTNAVFLVLVGALIVVESFERILDPQEISTNSLLVVSIGGLVVNVIGLIFFHEEHHHAHGHVLSGSSCSHSHAHTESHSHHTHHDHDHDHLHSHGHETTIHGSNQEYISVSSDCRDDSCPGDHGHHHNHNHCSHERKHHGECHDHEDKHSIPSFKHHDAAAHCHDHGEHHDQTGHSCHEDAPLVRKEHDHRHIDHNMEGIFLHVLADTMGSVGVVISTLLIKYKGWLIADPACSIFISILIVSSVIPLLKNSAEVLLQRVPRAHEHELKDALINVSKIRGVYGIQKFHSWNFTNTDVVGTMHLHVSTDTDKTSAKSQVLHLLRNAGIKDVTLQVECVG; from the coding sequence ATGGCCGATAACGATCACTCCCACTCCCAccctcaccaccaccaccaccaccaccaccaccgtcCTCATCGCCTCTCAGTGCCTCCGCGCAGCACCACATTCGGCGGCACTCCGGGAACCCAGCCCGCCTTCTGGTACTCCTCAAGCACAACCCCAACCCCAACCCCAACCCCCTCCAAAACCCGCCGTTCATTCTCCTTCCCGAAATCGAAATCGAAATCGAGATCCTCagtcttcctcctcctcttcttctcccTCCGCTCCCTCTACTCCCTCCTTCCCTTCCTCCGCTCCTCtccttccttctccctcttcccCTTCTCCTTCCTAGTCTCCctcctctccttctccctcaccctctccttctccctcttctcttcttcctccaccTCCTCCAAAGACCCCTTTCTCCACCACAAACCCAAACACCCTCTTCTCTCACCATCCCTCACACCCTTCCAGCAGAGAATCTTGGTCACCAAATCAATCCTCCTTGCCCTCGTCTTCCTCCTCCGCTTCCAGGCCCTCCGCTACTGCGGCACCGCCTCCATGATCCTCGCCGAGTTAATGGGCTCCATCGCTGCCCGGCCCAGAAACCCTTACAGGCACAACCTCCGCGGCttcctctccctctccctcggCCTCCTCCTGCTCTCCTTCGGCTGGGACCGGATCGAATGCTTCCCGTTCTCTCCCGCTTGCCTCACCCGCCGGATTTGGCCCTTGATCCTCCCTTTCGCCTCCGGCTTTCTCGCCCACTACCGGCTCGTGGACTCCGGGACTACTCTCAAACAGCTCGGCCGCAAACGGGTTCGGTTAATTACTCTCCTTTTCACTACTGTTATTCTATTTGTTCCCGCAGTTGTTAGTTTCTTCGTGTTTGAGACAGAAGAAGATAGTGTTGCCTTTGGGAATTTGGCGTGGCCATTGGTGAATACTGTTGTTTTCGGTGTGCTTTTGAGTGAGAGTTATAgtggtgatgataatgatgatgatgatagttTCGCGAGTTCGAGGGAGTTTCTGGTTACTTTTGTTTGCACTTTGGTGTTGGAGCTTTTTTATTTCCCTGAACTTTCCCTCTGGGGTTTGTTGCTTTGTGGTTTGTTGCTATATGTTGGTGTTAGAGACTTGGATCCTTTTCATTCTTCCAATGAAGGGGAGTTCTCGGGTGACATGATTATGAAGCCTATCAGACATGTTTTGAGCGAGAGGAAGTCGCGGAAGATTGCGCTTTTTCTTCTAATCAATGCTGGGTATATGGTTGTGGAGTTTGCTGCTGGGTTCATGAGCAATAGTCTTGGCCTGATATCGGATGCGTGCCACATGTTGTTTGATTGTGCTGCTTTGGCCATTGGGTTGTATGCATCGTATATATCTCGTTTGCCTGCAAATAATCACTATAACTATGGTAGAGGAAGATTTGAGGTTTTATCAGGGTATACTAATGCTGTGTTTCTGGTTCTTGTGGGAGCACTCATAGTGGTGGAGTCCTTTGAGAGGATATTGGATCCTCAGGAGATATCAACTAATAGCTTGTTGGTTGTCTCCATAGGAGGGCTTGTGGTCAATGTCATTGGCTTGATATTCTTTCATGAGGAGCATCATCATGCTCATGGCCATGTATTATCTGGATCATCATGCTCCCATTCGCACGCACACACGGAGTCGCATAGTCACCACACCCACCATGATCATGATCATGATCATCTGCATAGCCATGGTCACGAAACAACAATCCATGGAAGCAATCAAGAATATATATCAGTTTCAAGTGATTGCCGAGACGATTCATGCCCTGGTGATCATggccatcatcataatcataacCACTGTAGTCATGAGAGGAAGCATCATGGTGAGTGTCATGATCATGAAGACAAACACAGCATTCCGAGCTTTAAGCATCATGATGCTGCCGCCCACTGCCATGACCATGGTGAACATCATGATCAAACTGGGCACTCTTGTCATGAAGATGCTCCACTTGTTCGTAAAGAGCATGACCATCGCCATATTGATCACAATATGGAAGGGATATTTTTGCATGTTCTTGCTGACACCATGGGGAgtgttggtgttgttatatCTACCCTGTTGATTAAGTACAAGGGATGGCTTATTGCTGATCCTGCCTgctcaatttttatttctattttaattgtatCTTCTGTGATACCTTTGCTAAAAAATTCAGCAGAAGTTTTGCTCCAAAGAGTGCCA